A portion of the Fibrobacter sp. UWB16 genome contains these proteins:
- a CDS encoding type II toxin-antitoxin system RelE/ParE family toxin translates to MSTKHKPLVWLHELPKTPPLSQKARIEIGYLLRLLQSGVNLSLPQSRPMQSIGVHCHELRIQDENKIWRLFYRVDADAIVVILWTEKKTNKTPDEVISLCQKRLKFYDMEN, encoded by the coding sequence ATGAGTACGAAACATAAACCTTTAGTTTGGTTGCACGAACTGCCGAAAACTCCACCTTTGTCACAGAAAGCGAGGATAGAAATTGGATATTTGTTGCGATTGTTGCAATCGGGGGTGAATCTGTCTTTGCCACAAAGTCGTCCGATGCAGTCAATTGGAGTTCATTGTCACGAGTTGCGAATTCAAGACGAAAATAAAATTTGGAGGTTGTTTTATCGTGTAGATGCGGATGCAATTGTTGTGATTTTGTGGACTGAAAAGAAAACGAATAAAACTCCTGATGAGGTGATAAGCCTTTGTCAAAAGCGTTTGAAATTTTATGATATGGAGAATTAA
- a CDS encoding helix-turn-helix transcriptional regulator yields the protein MDQAKKERLQKKGWVVGDVDEFLDLNPAEMAIVEMKVALAKALIAKRKKLGETQVSAAVIAKTSQSRYAKVEHADASVSLELMIKLFFALGATKKELLKTLSA from the coding sequence ATGGATCAAGCGAAAAAAGAAAGATTGCAGAAGAAGGGCTGGGTCGTTGGCGATGTGGATGAATTCCTCGACTTGAATCCAGCCGAAATGGCTATTGTTGAGATGAAAGTTGCTTTGGCAAAAGCTCTCATTGCTAAAAGGAAAAAACTTGGTGAAACGCAAGTGTCCGCTGCGGTTATTGCAAAAACAAGTCAATCTCGTTATGCAAAAGTGGAACATGCGGATGCGAGTGTATCGCTTGAGTTGATGATTAAGTTGTTTTTTGCTTTGGGGGCAACTAAGAAAGAGCTGCTCAAAACTCTTTCAGCGTGA
- a CDS encoding 2-oxoacid:acceptor oxidoreductase family protein, with protein MSVINVKFAGLGGTGVIKASDVMAELVFEQGYDVKKAEVHGMSQRGGSIASDVRFAKDEEVQSPMIPCGEADYLVVFDETQVVVNEAYMKQGGVLLTPADIDVSKLENVKALNVAMLGKLSKHFDFTVDQWLVALNKLFAEKFHEGNKKAFMLGREG; from the coding sequence ATGAGCGTAATTAACGTTAAATTTGCAGGCCTCGGTGGCACAGGTGTTATCAAGGCTAGTGACGTGATGGCCGAACTTGTTTTCGAACAAGGTTACGACGTGAAGAAAGCCGAAGTCCATGGCATGAGCCAGCGCGGCGGTTCCATCGCTTCTGACGTGCGTTTTGCAAAAGATGAAGAAGTGCAGTCCCCGATGATCCCGTGCGGCGAAGCCGACTACCTCGTCGTCTTTGACGAAACTCAGGTTGTCGTGAACGAAGCTTACATGAAGCAGGGTGGCGTGCTCCTCACGCCGGCTGACATCGATGTTTCCAAGCTCGAAAACGTGAAGGCTTTGAACGTCGCCATGCTCGGCAAGCTTTCCAAGCACTTCGACTTCACCGTGGACCAGTGGCTCGTCGCTTTGAACAAGCTCTTTGCCGAAAAGTTCCACGAAGGCAACAAGAAGGCATTCATGCTCGGCCGCGAAGGCTAA
- a CDS encoding thiamine pyrophosphate-dependent enzyme: MPAFDPNAKKMLISGNEAISLSMRHCNVQLAAGYPGTPSTEILEDYSELGGYAQWAPNEKVAAEVALGAAFGHARSVVTMKMVGLNVASDVLYTATYTGVDGGMVWIVADDPGQGSSQNEQDTRNHAKASVCPMFEPSNSQEAYDFFRIAMQTSEKFKIPVILRMTTRVDHSKSIVVPKEELPAMVPNFERNIAQHVMVPGFSKPAGRRLRAKMDEMEAWNVAEGPNKVEMRSADFGIIVSGISYHHVREAAPEASILKLGMTYPLPMQLIKDFAKKFEGKRLMVIEENDPWLAENIKAAGIQCESKFDPIFRFGELDVNRVRRIIAGDKNPDPVPVKGKPPMLCPGCPHRSSFAVLKELDCIVSGDIGCYTLAALPPISAMDYMIDMGAAIGMGIGLRNVLPREQAKRVVSVIGDSTFVHSGITGLVEAGYNRPETGHVVIILDNSITAMTGQQEHPGTGRHLDHSPAYKIDYKEVAKVAGFDNVYEVNQVKEPEEFKRLVKESLEKDELTLIVAKSPCILALKSILAWDKANKEKAEKALAEAEAAAKKNNNF, from the coding sequence ATGCCAGCTTTTGATCCAAATGCGAAAAAGATGCTGATTTCGGGCAACGAAGCCATTTCCCTTTCCATGCGTCATTGCAATGTGCAACTTGCCGCAGGTTATCCGGGAACTCCGTCCACCGAAATCTTGGAAGATTACTCTGAACTGGGTGGCTATGCCCAGTGGGCTCCGAACGAAAAGGTCGCTGCCGAAGTCGCTCTCGGTGCCGCTTTTGGTCACGCTCGCAGTGTTGTCACCATGAAGATGGTTGGCTTGAATGTGGCAAGTGATGTTCTCTATACTGCAACTTACACGGGTGTCGATGGCGGCATGGTGTGGATTGTTGCCGATGACCCGGGTCAGGGCAGCTCCCAGAACGAACAGGATACGCGTAACCACGCGAAGGCATCCGTTTGCCCGATGTTCGAACCGTCCAACTCCCAGGAAGCCTACGATTTCTTCCGCATCGCCATGCAGACGAGCGAAAAATTCAAGATTCCTGTCATCCTCCGCATGACCACCCGCGTGGACCATTCCAAGTCCATCGTCGTGCCGAAGGAAGAACTCCCGGCAATGGTGCCGAACTTCGAACGCAATATCGCCCAGCACGTGATGGTGCCGGGATTCTCGAAACCGGCTGGCCGTCGCCTCCGCGCCAAGATGGACGAAATGGAAGCTTGGAACGTTGCCGAAGGCCCGAACAAGGTCGAAATGCGCAGCGCCGATTTCGGTATCATCGTGAGCGGCATCAGCTACCACCACGTCCGCGAAGCCGCCCCGGAAGCAAGCATCCTCAAGCTCGGTATGACATACCCGCTGCCGATGCAGCTCATCAAGGATTTCGCGAAGAAGTTCGAAGGCAAGCGCCTCATGGTCATCGAAGAAAACGACCCGTGGCTTGCTGAAAACATCAAGGCCGCTGGCATCCAGTGCGAAAGCAAGTTTGACCCGATTTTCCGCTTTGGTGAACTCGACGTGAACCGCGTCCGCCGCATTATCGCTGGCGACAAGAACCCGGATCCGGTTCCGGTCAAGGGTAAGCCGCCTATGCTCTGCCCGGGCTGCCCGCACCGCAGCTCCTTCGCAGTTCTCAAGGAACTCGACTGCATCGTTTCCGGTGACATCGGCTGCTATACGCTGGCCGCCCTCCCGCCGATTAGCGCCATGGACTACATGATTGACATGGGTGCCGCAATCGGTATGGGTATCGGTCTCCGTAACGTGCTTCCGCGCGAACAGGCAAAGCGCGTTGTCTCCGTGATTGGCGACTCTACGTTTGTTCACAGCGGCATCACCGGCCTTGTGGAAGCGGGCTACAACCGCCCGGAAACTGGCCATGTCGTCATCATTCTCGACAATAGCATCACCGCTATGACCGGTCAGCAGGAACACCCGGGTACGGGCCGTCACCTCGACCACTCTCCGGCATATAAGATTGACTACAAGGAAGTCGCAAAGGTCGCCGGTTTCGACAACGTCTACGAAGTGAACCAGGTCAAGGAACCGGAAGAATTCAAGCGTCTCGTGAAGGAATCCCTCGAAAAGGACGAACTCACGCTTATCGTTGCTAAGAGCCCCTGCATTCTCGCCCTCAAGAGCATCCTTGCCTGGGACAAGGCAAACAAGGAAAAGGCCGAAAAGGCTTTGGCCGAAGCAGAAGCCGCTGCCAAGAAGAACAATAACTTTTAA
- a CDS encoding sulfite exporter TauE/SafE family protein, producing the protein MTDWWNYAQYPAFFILGAVVSLINSIAGGGSTLSLPIMIFLGLPATVANGTNRIGLIIGNFSSAFNLARHGYLNKKIFLQLLLPTFFGALVGACFLVRIGDKLFQAILAVVICLVVIMSNLRKDILGKPPENPPEKLTVKGAIGFFAIAVYGCIVQVGVGFVQIFGLTRYTGLDPIHVNAVKNALTNVFLIVSTVALGIAGKIDWPIAIIMAAGAWLGGYLGSFTQRKKGNKFIQRFISICSIGMAIALVVDLVMK; encoded by the coding sequence GTGACAGACTGGTGGAATTACGCCCAGTACCCGGCGTTCTTTATTTTGGGTGCAGTCGTAAGTCTCATCAACAGCATCGCAGGCGGCGGATCTACGCTTAGCCTCCCCATCATGATTTTCCTCGGGCTCCCCGCGACCGTCGCCAACGGCACAAACCGCATCGGGCTCATCATCGGGAATTTCAGCAGTGCTTTTAATCTCGCACGTCATGGCTATTTGAACAAGAAAATTTTCTTGCAGCTCTTGTTGCCGACATTTTTTGGCGCACTCGTCGGCGCTTGCTTTTTGGTGCGCATTGGCGATAAACTATTTCAGGCGATTCTCGCCGTCGTGATATGCCTTGTGGTCATCATGAGCAACTTGCGAAAGGACATTCTCGGAAAGCCTCCCGAGAATCCGCCCGAGAAACTCACCGTCAAAGGCGCCATCGGATTTTTCGCCATCGCTGTCTATGGATGCATTGTGCAGGTGGGCGTTGGGTTCGTGCAAATATTTGGACTCACGCGTTACACCGGTCTTGACCCAATTCACGTGAACGCCGTCAAGAATGCACTTACGAACGTGTTCCTGATCGTAAGCACAGTGGCACTCGGCATCGCAGGGAAAATTGACTGGCCAATAGCGATTATCATGGCCGCAGGCGCCTGGCTCGGCGGCTACCTCGGCAGCTTCACGCAGCGAAAAAAAGGCAACAAGTTCATCCAGCGATTTATCAGCATTTGCAGTATCGGCATGGCAATCGCGCTCGTGGTGGACTTGGTGATGAAATAA
- a CDS encoding FprA family A-type flavoprotein: MIVSNFSESIKFVGVDDREIDLFEGQYKVPDGVSYNSYVIFDEKIAVTDSVDAHKVSEWLTNVENALQGKTPDYLIVHHLEPDHAGGFLEFIKKYPDATIAASAKALAFIPQFVKLPEGTKTLTLKDGDTLSLGKHSLKFIAAPMVHWPEVLLSYDESEKILFSADAFGTFGLSSKLGEDWVSEARRYYINIVGKYGLQVQGVLKKLAGIEVKTICPLHGPVLTDNLSFYIDKYNTWSSYAPETQGVFVAYAGVYGHTAEAAKRLAESLREKGVDVTIMDLARTYSSETVAQAFRYSHLAVCATTLDAGLFPAAEKFLTHIKAKNYCNRKVGIVENGTWAPMAAKKMHEILDTLKNVTFCETTVTLKSALDETSAAKLEELAVEFAKDLGKA, encoded by the coding sequence ATGATTGTTTCAAATTTTAGCGAAAGCATTAAGTTCGTTGGGGTGGATGACCGCGAGATTGATTTGTTTGAAGGGCAGTACAAAGTTCCTGACGGAGTTTCGTACAATTCCTACGTGATTTTTGATGAGAAGATTGCGGTCACGGATTCCGTAGACGCACACAAAGTAAGTGAATGGTTGACAAATGTTGAAAATGCGTTGCAGGGCAAAACGCCTGACTACCTAATTGTCCACCATTTGGAACCCGACCACGCCGGCGGCTTTCTTGAATTTATCAAGAAGTACCCGGACGCAACCATCGCCGCATCCGCAAAGGCGCTTGCATTCATTCCGCAGTTCGTCAAGCTTCCGGAAGGCACAAAGACGCTCACGCTCAAGGATGGCGACACGCTTTCGCTCGGCAAGCACTCGCTAAAGTTCATCGCAGCCCCGATGGTCCACTGGCCCGAAGTCTTGCTCAGTTATGACGAATCCGAAAAGATTCTGTTCTCCGCAGACGCATTCGGTACATTCGGACTTTCTAGCAAGCTCGGCGAAGACTGGGTGAGCGAAGCAAGACGCTACTACATCAACATCGTCGGGAAATACGGTTTGCAGGTGCAGGGTGTGTTGAAGAAGCTCGCGGGCATCGAAGTCAAGACGATTTGTCCGTTGCACGGTCCGGTTCTTACAGACAATTTAAGTTTCTACATTGACAAGTACAACACCTGGAGTAGCTACGCACCTGAAACGCAGGGCGTGTTCGTCGCCTACGCAGGCGTTTACGGCCACACGGCAGAAGCCGCGAAGAGGCTCGCCGAATCGCTCCGTGAAAAAGGCGTTGATGTAACGATTATGGATTTGGCACGCACGTACTCTTCGGAGACGGTCGCACAGGCATTCCGTTACAGCCATCTCGCCGTATGCGCAACAACGCTTGATGCCGGGCTCTTCCCCGCTGCCGAAAAGTTCCTCACGCACATCAAGGCGAAAAACTACTGCAACCGCAAAGTCGGCATTGTCGAAAACGGCACATGGGCACCCATGGCCGCAAAGAAAATGCACGAGATTCTTGACACGCTCAAGAACGTGACATTCTGCGAAACGACAGTCACGCTCAAGTCCGCCCTTGACGAGACTTCTGCCGCAAAGCTTGAAGAACTTGCCGTAGAATTCGCGAAGGATTTGGGGAAAGCGTAG
- the lptC gene encoding LPS export ABC transporter periplasmic protein LptC — MLTPASRLWGVFACAVLAAFLLGCEEIEEPKPWIRVERPQMLFTDTTLLDSYDKGVLNWRLKTAYLERWADKEIVTVRPVFVDIYDSIGERVAFLRADSGSLDMTFTYVYAYGHVYALTPKGASVRADSLLWNKKDNLVRTASYVRVVSEDGDVLQGVGFESDAQFDNWKILSNVTGIFQDAAKRMKDEDKRQAEAERLSNPPSSSSQASKPASSPSRKAPPRGLPPKPKAGKP, encoded by the coding sequence ATGCTTACACCGGCTTCTCGCTTGTGGGGCGTTTTCGCGTGTGCCGTTCTAGCTGCATTTTTGCTCGGTTGCGAAGAAATCGAGGAACCCAAGCCTTGGATTCGCGTCGAGCGCCCGCAGATGCTCTTTACGGATACGACGCTTCTCGACAGCTACGACAAGGGCGTGCTGAACTGGCGTCTGAAAACCGCTTATCTGGAACGCTGGGCCGACAAGGAAATTGTAACGGTGCGTCCGGTGTTCGTGGACATTTACGATTCCATCGGCGAACGCGTGGCGTTCTTGCGTGCGGACTCCGGCAGTCTCGACATGACGTTCACTTACGTTTACGCTTACGGTCACGTTTATGCGCTGACTCCCAAGGGCGCCTCGGTCCGTGCGGATTCGCTCCTCTGGAACAAGAAGGATAATTTGGTCAGAACCGCAAGCTATGTGCGCGTTGTGTCCGAAGATGGCGACGTGTTGCAAGGCGTTGGTTTTGAAAGCGATGCGCAGTTCGATAACTGGAAAATCCTTTCTAACGTGACGGGTATTTTCCAAGATGCGGCAAAGCGCATGAAGGATGAAGACAAACGACAGGCTGAGGCAGAACGTCTGAGCAATCCGCCGTCATCGTCATCGCAGGCGTCAAAGCCCGCATCGTCACCGTCTAGAAAGGCTCCGCCACGCGGTCTCCCGCCTAAGCCAAAGGCAGGGAAACCGTGA
- a CDS encoding transglycosylase domain-containing protein produces MNKFVKIIVAIFLVALICYIPFYIVVFKILPERDPDNQFNRANILQVLSGETRVFYEDGENLLGAFFDANHRVYVPYGDIPVNLINALIAAEDSRYWTHNGYDLKGFMRAMVNNIKSGRVSQGGSSLTQQAVKNIFGREERSVKEKLKEFLNALRMEKHFTKEDILEFYLNQFHVSGTGKGVAIAAQYFFNKELKDLTLAECAFIAGSVKGPFNYDPFIQRTEERRQKAIERGETRLRYVLGRMVEEGYIEQADMDAATAKPLEFNHGNFRFTMSTTLERLEERLDSDFFHELFQKEGIEDWRKAQLEITTTLNAKSQDAAKRALQTNISNLQLQLGGFVLPKAQFANRARTARKGDYLYGAVDSVFYDTTGRLQSLKLNFGQLKGIVTEQSVNDFAKLAGGDVNKILATQLKPGAILLVSIIDETPIDGYAQCKIETEPVLQGALVAIQNGKVLASQGGFHNTGFDRSFKALRQLGSSWKPILYALALKYHWNYLDNLENEFNAFQYGNQFYFPRPDHKNKGDVVSIAWAATRSENIASIWLLEHLMDKLSDKEFEDVARENGFARNPDEERIKFVERLRDKFGLMMKEDVKREIEFTKARDALVERYMNDGKVLQARAVQNLRYGTFTDIGLKQAKRDPKITKYVNHNFKRYSEIWRAREIQELDPDESTKLLPLDSVQLIENFTLADFKRLNAMIEPVDSDADYFDMAHLRYWPDYRRALAMADYARFANEIGIHQKLQKVFSMPLGVNDITLAEITTAYQTLLTGKIFKCKDANWTEACFIKEIKNRDGRTIFRNKMESMTVLDDTVTTQMGVMLRSVFTNGTAHSQLTALSVKNPEGASKLRYPVMGKTGTTNDYRNVAFLGALPTYVKEKNGIALDSVIAIGSYVGFDDNKPLKSGRTRIAGASGGLPQWASFAKEEIDILGIPKQIDFLDISMIATGEVPLMLTNERGELTVDPMTGEALVNGEKGRPLPWLDVPGFTPPQVQKIAAETIAKSGIVVSLPMPQTTPSNAQPGAAGAENATPTAAPQTQASATTPAETAQNATAQAGTAPITSAPKPQQVIPADARPVSEVMKADSIKKAKEAAKQIPLDPQQTFTPVQPPKPQAAMPKDDDWDLPENFSSKNAFVPIEADAE; encoded by the coding sequence ATGAACAAGTTTGTCAAAATCATCGTCGCCATCTTCCTTGTAGCCTTGATTTGCTACATCCCTTTTTACATCGTCGTGTTCAAGATCCTCCCCGAACGCGACCCGGACAACCAATTCAACCGCGCCAATATTTTGCAGGTGCTCTCCGGCGAAACCCGCGTCTTCTATGAAGACGGCGAAAACCTGCTCGGAGCATTCTTTGACGCGAACCACCGCGTGTACGTACCCTACGGCGATATTCCGGTCAACTTGATCAACGCCCTTATCGCAGCCGAAGACTCCCGTTACTGGACCCACAACGGTTATGACCTCAAGGGTTTCATGCGCGCCATGGTCAATAACATCAAATCAGGGCGTGTCAGCCAGGGCGGATCCTCACTCACGCAGCAAGCGGTCAAGAACATTTTTGGTCGCGAAGAGCGTAGCGTCAAGGAAAAACTCAAGGAATTTTTGAACGCGCTCCGCATGGAGAAGCATTTTACCAAGGAAGACATCCTGGAATTTTACCTGAATCAGTTCCACGTTTCGGGTACGGGCAAGGGTGTGGCTATCGCCGCCCAGTACTTCTTTAACAAGGAACTCAAGGACCTGACGCTTGCCGAATGCGCATTCATCGCAGGCTCGGTGAAGGGACCGTTCAACTACGACCCGTTCATCCAGCGCACCGAAGAACGCAGGCAAAAGGCAATCGAACGCGGCGAGACGCGACTCCGCTACGTACTCGGACGCATGGTCGAAGAAGGCTACATCGAACAGGCCGACATGGATGCAGCCACCGCAAAGCCTTTGGAATTCAACCACGGCAACTTCCGCTTCACAATGAGCACGACGCTCGAACGCTTGGAAGAACGCCTCGACAGCGACTTTTTCCACGAACTTTTCCAAAAGGAAGGCATCGAAGACTGGCGCAAGGCTCAGCTCGAAATCACGACAACTTTGAACGCCAAGTCGCAGGACGCCGCCAAACGCGCATTGCAGACAAACATCAGCAACTTGCAATTACAGCTCGGTGGCTTTGTGCTCCCGAAGGCGCAATTTGCAAACCGCGCCCGCACCGCTCGCAAGGGCGATTACCTCTACGGCGCCGTGGATAGCGTTTTCTACGATACAACCGGCAGACTGCAATCGCTCAAGTTGAACTTCGGACAGCTCAAGGGCATTGTCACGGAGCAGTCCGTAAACGACTTTGCCAAGCTCGCCGGTGGCGATGTGAACAAGATTCTCGCGACCCAGCTCAAGCCGGGCGCCATTCTCCTCGTGAGCATCATCGACGAAACCCCGATTGACGGTTACGCACAGTGCAAAATTGAAACAGAACCGGTGCTGCAAGGCGCACTCGTCGCCATCCAGAACGGCAAGGTGCTCGCAAGCCAAGGCGGGTTCCACAACACAGGATTTGACCGTAGCTTCAAGGCGCTCCGCCAACTCGGTTCTAGCTGGAAGCCGATTCTTTACGCTCTCGCCCTCAAGTACCACTGGAACTACCTCGACAATCTTGAAAACGAATTCAACGCTTTCCAGTACGGGAACCAGTTCTACTTCCCGCGCCCAGACCACAAAAACAAGGGTGACGTTGTCAGCATTGCATGGGCCGCTACGCGTTCCGAAAACATTGCAAGTATTTGGCTTTTGGAACACCTCATGGACAAGCTCTCAGACAAGGAATTCGAAGACGTCGCTCGCGAAAACGGATTTGCACGCAACCCGGACGAAGAACGCATCAAGTTCGTGGAACGCTTGCGCGACAAGTTCGGCCTCATGATGAAGGAAGACGTCAAGCGCGAAATCGAATTCACGAAGGCACGCGATGCGCTCGTGGAACGTTATATGAACGACGGCAAGGTATTGCAGGCCCGCGCCGTGCAGAACTTGCGCTACGGCACGTTTACGGACATCGGTTTGAAACAAGCGAAGCGCGACCCGAAAATTACGAAGTACGTAAACCACAACTTTAAGCGTTACTCTGAAATCTGGCGTGCCCGCGAAATCCAGGAGCTCGACCCGGATGAATCGACAAAGCTCTTGCCGCTCGATTCCGTACAGCTGATCGAAAACTTTACGCTTGCCGACTTTAAACGTTTGAACGCCATGATTGAACCGGTCGATAGCGATGCAGATTACTTTGACATGGCTCATCTGCGTTACTGGCCGGATTACCGCCGTGCGCTTGCGATGGCCGACTACGCCCGCTTTGCCAACGAAATCGGCATCCACCAGAAATTGCAGAAAGTGTTCAGTATGCCGCTCGGCGTGAACGACATTACGCTTGCCGAAATCACGACCGCCTACCAGACGCTCCTCACAGGCAAGATTTTCAAATGCAAGGACGCCAACTGGACCGAAGCCTGCTTTATCAAGGAAATCAAGAACCGCGACGGCCGTACGATTTTCAGGAACAAGATGGAATCGATGACGGTGCTTGACGATACCGTGACAACGCAGATGGGCGTGATGCTGCGCTCCGTGTTTACAAACGGTACGGCACATAGCCAGCTCACCGCACTGAGCGTCAAGAATCCAGAAGGCGCATCGAAGCTCCGCTATCCGGTAATGGGTAAGACGGGTACAACAAACGATTACCGCAACGTGGCGTTCCTTGGAGCGCTCCCGACGTACGTCAAGGAAAAGAACGGCATCGCACTGGATTCCGTGATTGCCATTGGTAGCTATGTGGGCTTTGACGACAACAAGCCTTTGAAATCGGGACGCACGCGTATTGCAGGCGCCTCGGGTGGTTTGCCGCAATGGGCTTCGTTTGCGAAGGAAGAAATCGACATTCTCGGCATTCCGAAGCAAATCGACTTCCTCGACATTTCGATGATCGCCACGGGCGAAGTGCCGCTGATGCTGACAAACGAACGTGGAGAACTCACGGTGGACCCGATGACCGGCGAAGCTTTGGTGAACGGCGAAAAAGGCCGCCCGCTCCCGTGGCTCGATGTGCCAGGATTCACACCGCCGCAAGTACAGAAGATAGCCGCCGAAACAATTGCAAAATCTGGAATTGTCGTGAGCTTGCCGATGCCGCAGACAACACCGAGTAACGCACAGCCGGGTGCAGCAGGCGCCGAGAACGCAACGCCAACGGCCGCACCGCAAACGCAAGCAAGCGCTACGACGCCGGCCGAGACCGCACAAAATGCAACAGCGCAAGCTGGGACAGCGCCAATCACAAGCGCGCCGAAGCCGCAGCAAGTCATCCCTGCTGATGCAAGGCCAGTTTCAGAAGTCATGAAGGCAGATTCCATCAAGAAGGCAAAGGAAGCCGCAAAGCAGATTCCACTTGATCCGCAGCAGACGTTCACGCCAGTTCAGCCGCCAAAACCGCAGGCCGCCATGCCCAAGGATGACGACTGGGATTTGCCCGAAAACTTCAGCAGCAAAAATGCATTCGTGCCCATCGAAGCCGATGCTGAATAA
- a CDS encoding GGDEF domain-containing protein, whose product MVDPLYSVLAFTCAFVLLIFKNQFRIVLDKSEKTDKDFLYLANWVIVFCLQDGIWGIFGCGAIKNNFLLFLSSSFFHAAAAVMAFIWLNYILNFINIEREKAIPAKILSLALVIFQLILLLMNFRSSFLFGISDEGTYIVMNGRNLLYYSQYFTFFVIAIFLVYKTASAKKTSARKHYAAGFLFISAPVLCGFLQRGFPFSPCDSIGSMLGCCTIYAFFISKISRNRDLSQKAVIIAGLSSDYDVVVYVNIPKNQAKFYQISEKFTPLLWEGRNSTNPKDFDNFMKRIYVPNEFSEFIEKSTIDKCIELLQSAPYYTIPFLASINGQIEHYRLKIASDKSNAQGFIIGIINVEEEHRLEETAQRLRKDLQHTKLIANKDPLTGVGSAAAFKAKCELIDNEINAKDKIKFALVECDVNDLKVINDTFGHDMGDEYLKNCSKVFCDIFKHSPVFRIGGDEFVIILFGEQYEKRAELFEKLKSSVNRKPDAPKESISFAAGMADYSSKIDECVKDVLKRADTFMYINKGKFKN is encoded by the coding sequence ATGGTTGATCCTCTTTATTCCGTGCTAGCTTTTACCTGTGCGTTCGTCTTGCTGATTTTCAAGAATCAGTTTAGAATCGTATTGGACAAAAGCGAAAAAACAGACAAGGATTTCTTGTACCTTGCCAACTGGGTGATTGTATTTTGCCTCCAGGACGGTATCTGGGGGATTTTCGGCTGCGGAGCTATCAAGAACAACTTCCTGCTTTTCCTGTCATCCTCGTTTTTCCATGCGGCAGCCGCTGTCATGGCCTTTATCTGGCTCAACTACATATTGAATTTCATCAACATCGAGCGCGAAAAGGCTATTCCCGCCAAGATATTGTCCCTAGCGCTAGTCATATTCCAGCTAATCCTTCTTTTGATGAATTTCAGGTCAAGTTTTCTTTTCGGCATCAGCGACGAGGGCACCTACATCGTCATGAACGGGAGAAACCTGCTATATTACAGCCAATATTTCACATTCTTCGTCATTGCAATTTTTCTGGTTTACAAAACAGCGAGCGCAAAAAAGACAAGCGCCCGCAAACACTATGCCGCAGGGTTCCTGTTTATTTCGGCACCGGTCCTGTGCGGTTTTCTGCAAAGGGGATTTCCATTTTCTCCGTGTGATTCCATCGGATCCATGCTCGGCTGCTGCACCATCTACGCGTTTTTCATCTCGAAAATTAGCCGCAACAGGGACTTGTCGCAAAAGGCGGTCATCATCGCAGGGCTTTCTTCGGACTACGACGTGGTCGTGTACGTCAATATTCCCAAGAACCAAGCCAAGTTCTACCAGATCAGCGAAAAGTTCACCCCGCTCCTGTGGGAAGGTCGCAATTCCACCAACCCCAAGGATTTCGACAACTTTATGAAGCGCATTTACGTCCCCAACGAATTTAGCGAATTTATCGAAAAATCGACAATTGACAAGTGCATCGAACTTTTACAGAGTGCCCCCTATTATACCATCCCATTCCTCGCAAGCATCAACGGACAGATTGAGCATTACCGCCTGAAAATCGCAAGCGACAAAAGCAACGCCCAGGGGTTCATTATCGGCATTATCAACGTCGAAGAGGAACATCGTCTAGAAGAAACCGCACAACGCTTGAGAAAGGATCTCCAGCATACAAAGCTCATTGCGAACAAAGACCCGCTCACAGGAGTCGGGAGCGCCGCCGCGTTCAAGGCAAAATGCGAACTGATTGACAACGAAATCAACGCCAAGGACAAAATAAAATTTGCGCTTGTAGAATGCGACGTCAACGACCTGAAGGTTATCAACGATACGTTCGGGCACGACATGGGCGATGAATATCTCAAGAACTGCAGCAAGGTTTTCTGCGATATTTTCAAGCACAGCCCGGTTTTCCGCATCGGCGGTGATGAATTTGTCATCATCCTTTTCGGCGAACAGTACGAAAAACGCGCAGAACTTTTTGAAAAGCTGAAATCATCCGTGAACCGCAAGCCAGACGCCCCGAAGGAGAGCATTTCGTTTGCGGCAGGCATGGCGGATTACAGCAGCAAAATTGACGAATGCGTTAAGGACGTGCTCAAGAGAGCCGACACGTTCATGTATATAAATAAAGGGAAGTTTAAGAATTAA